CTCTGCACCTTTGCAAATGCTCTGCCCCTAGCTGCTTTTTTAATACTGACTTGAAGGGAAGACAGGACTAGAAGAGAGGATTTGCCATATTTGAAGAGGTTTCTTGTTTTTTCTAGGGCAATTACAGGTGACCTTCCCTTTCTGATGGATGTTATTTCCAGTGAACTTAATTTTGCCcttacaggaagaaaagagatctgagaaggaaagacctgAAAAACTTTCAGTTTTTAAGAGATATTACTAGATTTTTCCCAAGATGTCTGATCCTTAAACTCAGCTTTTGCCAAGAGGAAACTGACTTGGATGGTACAATGTTATAAAAGTGTTCTCAGGCACTGCTGGCAGTGTGGAGGGTTTTGTTTCTCTTATATCCATCTCAGGGAAAATTCCCCCTGCTTCTCAGGGCTTAGATCTAAACTGTCCCAAAccaatgcccacaggccaaaagcttccacaaGAGTCTTTTCTGGTCCATATTCTTcataatattttacatttcaacCCCGATTCTCCCCCAGGAGTCTGTGTTTCAGAGTCCCAAGAACACAGCTCCTCTCTGACTTGCTGTTTCTAAGTTTTTTCCTACACTTATATTCCTATATTCTATCTTACCCTAAGTTTTTTCCTGTACTATATTCCTGTACTTAACTctatatttttccttaatttttttttttgttttgttttttgagacagggtttctctgtagttttggagcgtgtcctgaactagctttgtagaccaggctggccttgaactcacagagatccacctgcctctgcctcccgagtgctgggattacaggcatgcaccaccaccacccagcctactTAATTTTAATAGATAGAAAATaagagagggggctggagagatggctcagaggttaagagcaccaactgttcttcagaggtcctgagttcaattcccagcacccacattgtggctcacaaccatctgtaatgagatctggcacccttgtctgtatacataataaataaataaatcttaaaaaaaaattaagagagaaagaaacctagaCAGAGAGAGGTTCTCACTGCAGCTTATTTCTATACTGCTTCAAATTTACAGTAATAGCTCCTGAAGAATAAAATACCAGCACCCTTATCCTTCACAACAAAACTGGACATGTCCAACTGCTTCCATGATGTTCTTTTCTACTCTCACTTAACTTCCTCTGCGCCCAAGTCCCTAGTTCTGCACCATTTGTGGGAGACCTGCCCcaccttttacagggttcctatATGGAGAAGGAATAAGGACTATTAGGTAGAATGATAGACCTAgccaaggagaagaaaaaagacagaaacacaggatagcttcggagGACCAGCCTCTtcttctaatgggctttttaaagaaatgccaaggggtggggcaaaggacctcccccttgctagatcagaGTGTACTGCACATCCAAGTGCAGACCCCTCCAAagacctggtaaccatgcacatggtcaatccatcccgttatgcagccctgttgggtaaagcaagctcagatctcactaggaaacctctgtgggctcccacagtctgATAATCATAGCCATGTAGCTAAGTGCTGTCAGGGAAAAGCCTGAAGGTCTTACATCCCCAGGCCACTGCCTTTGTATCCAGTGGCTTGGCCACATTCTCCTAAACCTGTTGGTATTACTGACTCCTTTCGTTTTGAGGGGTACTGCGCTAACCACCTGGAGTCCCAGAAGATTCATTCAACTATTTGGAGTGGGCTACCGACATTCAATTTAGACAGGATATAATATATCACATCGATTATCAGCACATGTGTAGTAAAGGCTCCTTAAAATAAGAATAGTTATAACTGGGAATTGGGACCCACCTCCTGGGTATTTGGATTAACAATGATAGCAAGGATATGGTCCAATTATGTCAGCTCATCCTAAAAATATAAAAGGCTTATGATCAGATTGTTTCTTCTGCTAGCATTACAAAAATATTCCTTTGTAATCCCAACTGACCTGAGCTTTagtgtctctgtatctgtcttttcttcattccttaaGCATCCCTAGTCAGGATTCTAGGAACTGGTACAGGTTGATGTGGCGAGGCGCAGGACAGAGGAAGTTCTAGCCTAATGTGGGACAACAGAGGAGGAATATCTGGGCAGCAAGAAAGACTAAAGTAATAAACTCACGGAGACTTGGAGCTCAGGCAAGCACAGCAGAGCACATCGCAATTCAGGACACTGAAATAACCAAAATGACCTCTTTGCTGCTTCTCCTCCCCCTGTGGAACAAGGCATTGGGCCTGCCCTAATTTCAGGCTGACATACACCTCTAGCTTTCTCCTGCTTAGGACTCTTCAGGGAATGGTCTCTAGGGGGTTGAAGGCCCACACTGAAGAACCAGAGAGGCCTGTGTTCAAATTCACTTGTTTACCTACTGGCTGCTTGCCCTCTGAGTTTTGTTTGGGACAACTGTGTTCTAAATGTTCATCAATATTTCCAGCATAGAATACAAAGGGATGTTAGGGAGGGACATCTGTTATggctgtgtgtatatttatacacgTACTCATGGGTGCGCACACATGTGAGaacaggtgcatgtgtgtatggaggtctgAGGTTGATGCCTTCCTTGATTACTCTCCATGCTAAtgttatgagacaaggtctctcactgaacctggagatcacCAATTCAACTAGGCTATCTGGCCAATGAACTCCTGGGATCTGGCTGTCTCCATAAACCTCCCACCAACGCCCCACTGCCCCAGTGTTAGGGTTACAAACATGCACTATCTAGCTTTTTTACATGGCTGCTGAACGTATCTTCACGTTTTACATGGTGGTACTTTACTGATTTAAAAGGTAATTTTAGGAGCTTGGGGAGGGTTCAGTTGGTAaacctgacttcaatccccagaattGAGGTTTAAAAATAAGTGGACAATTGTAATCCTGcagatggaagacagagacaggatttctaGACCAGTCTtgtctacttagcaagttccaagcAGAAGACCCTCCCTGATCACACCTGAGGCAGACCTTGAATATCCATGCCCACAATGTACCTATACACTTAtgcactgcatacacatgaacacacatacaaaaaaggaagcttaggaggcaaaggcatgaGGATCTGTTCAAAGGCACCTTCGGCTATATagcagaccttgtctcaaaacacacacacacacacacacacacacacaaaatttttacTATGTATCAGCCTCCCTGCAAATACTAACTCATTCAATCCTTAAAATCCCCCAAGGCAGTTGGTATCATTGGCAACGTGCTGCTGGAGTGTTGACAGTATTGGACTTGTGCGTGTGGCCTTGTGAAGTTCAACCCAGGCAGGCTGGCTTTTCCCCTCTCACAGGATCTGGGCCTGACTCAGGAGCACAGTCAAGAAGGAAACACACTGCAGTTACCTGGGATTGGAGAGTCCACCTAAAGAAGAGTCACCTTTCCCCCCTTCTTTTTCTGAGGCAGagtatcactgtgtagccctggctggccttgaactctgagagctctgcctctgcaccaccacccctgctgggtttaaaggtgtacgccaccacaccCATGGAAGGACACTTGGAGAGCAGCTGCTGGGTGCTTCTAGTGTGCTGGTAAAGAGCTCTCACCATGCAGCTGTAACAAGCAAATCAAAGGCTTCGAGATCTGGGCTTCTAACGAGCTTCCCATCTCCCAGCCAAACTGCCCATTGCTCAGGTAAGAGACCCACCAGGTGTACCACGCGGTACAGTTCAGGCAGGATTCTACCAGAGTCCAGGTCAGCTGGCCTTGCCCTCTCGTCCACCTCCTTACAACCTGCAGCTGCCCTTCCACCCACATTTCATCACCTAGGTCCATGGGGCTGCACCAGGAACCCCCAGAGTGCCTGACCCATTTCCCTTTACCTGCCTGCTGCTTGGGAGAGAGGGTGGCCCGGATCTCTAGGGTCCTGGCTTCCCATCCTACATGCTTTGCCAAGTTACTACACAGTCCCCACTTTGCAGCAGAATCTGGGGTCCAGACCCTGTATCAGCAATCCTCTGCTGCTCCATTTCATCCTCACAAGCACCTTTTGAGGTGAATACTGGCTCCTGATTGTACACGCCAGAATCTGAGATGGTTGCAAGACAAGACGTGAACTGACAAAAGGCACAGTAGATGGATAGGCATTGCAGGTGACACGACCGCATGGGCAAAGGTCAGGAGGGGCAGGCATGTTTGAAAGGGGCAGCAGCTCAGCGTGGAAAaggtactgggaaccaagcagAGCGGTTGATTTCATTTGGGGGAGGTTGGGAGCAGAAACCTATTTGCCAGAATGCTCAGGGACCTCCAGCATGGCCACACCTTTGTTTAGGCCCTGCCGCTTCAGGCTTTTGTGTTGCTTGagtttgttgtggttgtttttgagacagaggctctttacgcagcctaggctggcctccaacttgtggGCTATTCTCCAACCTCTGTCTCCatagtgctggggttgcaggcgcACTTTACACACCGCTGTTCAAATGTTTTCAATGTCTGAAGTAAACACCCAATTTGAACTAATCCGTGGTAAACGCACGCTCGTGAGACGTAAGCCCTCTCGTCGTCCCTCTACAACAGGGGTGCAAAGATCCACCCCCAGCAGAGACAAGCTACGCCCGTGCGCGTGCCCGCGGCTCCGCGCACGGCGGGCAGTCCCGGGACGTGACTCGTGGAACGTCCGCTCTAGGAAGCGATGGCGGTAGGGAACAGGGTGTGGGATGCCCGGACTGCGCGCCTCTAGCTTTTGTTGCTGTCCTGGCTTGCTCCGGAGTTTGGGTCTGAtgctctccagccctcaatttgaAAACTTTCCTACTGTTTCCGAAGCTTCACAGGAGTCCACAGGGATTTCCTCCTCCGAGAACTCCATTCAGGCACTTATTTAGCCACCTATTCACCCTTCAGGGGTCCTCGAGCTTCTGCCCGAAGCTAATTAAGTGATGGACGCAGTAGCCTAGGAGACTAGCTGATTGACAGGCATGATTTACCAACCGACTCTGGAAACTCCAGTCTGTGTTTGCCCAACGCGTGGCcggcagtccaattaagaaagtGGAAGCGCCAAAGGGGGCGGTCGCGGGGCGGATTGGGTTGTGGTGATTCCCGAGGATTGTGCGCTGGAAGCCGAGGCGTCTGCGGGCATCCGGACGATGCCGTGACGCGGCAGCGCAGCCGAGTTGACACCGCGAGCACAGCCCAGCGGGTGGAGTCCTTGGGTCCCGGAGGCGGCGTGGCGTGAAAGGCAAATTGTTGTTTGGGAGCTGTTCTCTCGAAgtcttcgggggggggggggggggaggggcggcgGACGGCGAGCGGGCCTCGCGTGCGCATGCGCCGGCCCCTGGGCCGCCGGGGGGCCCGCCCGCACGCGCATGCTCAAGGGTGCGCGGAGCCCCGTGGCCGCTAGCACTACGCCTGCGCGTCGAGAAGCCCGCTAAGGAGCGGCGCTGTCGGAGGTCGGGCGGGCAGGCGGTGACGTCGTGGAGAGAGCTTTAAAGTGCGGGCCGGGCCGGGCGTCTGAGGGTCTGAGCCAGAGTCTGGCCGAGTCTTCGCCGAGCCCCTCCACGGCATGAGGCGCTGCCGGCGCCCTTGCTCCTCGGGACgtggagaaggtggaggaggaagaagcctCGCCGTCGCTTGTGCTGCATGACCTGCCGCTGCTGAGGCTCGACCCATTCCTGGCCCCTCTACGCCCCCCGCTGGTTCATTGGGCCACGCATGGCGGCCCGGCTCTGAGGACCCCCGCTTCCCTCTCGGGCCCCCGGGTGCGTCCCTCCAGAGCCATGCCGGGCCGCCCCGGAGGATCCTAGAGTTGAGTTGCGGGGGCCATGGCGGCCGCCAGCGGCTACACGGACCTGCGTGAGAAGCTGAAGTCCATGACGTCCCGGGACAACTACAAGGCTGGCAGCCGGGAAGCCGCCGCCGCTGCAGCCGCTGCTGTGGCCGCCGCCGCGGCTGCCGCGGCCGCAGCAGAGCCTTACCCGGTGTCCGGGACCACCAAACGGAAGTACCAGGAGGACTCGGACCCGGAACGCAGCGACTACGAGGAGCAGCAAttgcagaaggaggaggaggcgcGCAAGGTGAAGAGCGGAATCCGGCAGATACGGCTCTTCAGCCAGGATGAGTGCTCCAAGATCGAGGCCCGCATCGACGAGGTGGTGTCCCGCGCCGAGAAGGGGCTTTACAACGAGCACACCGTGGACCGGGCCCCCCTGCGCAACAAGTACTTCTTCGGCGAGGGCTACACGTACGGCGCCCAGCTGCAAAAGCGCGGGCCGGGCCAGGAGCGCCTCTACCCGCCGGGCGACGTCGATGAGATCCCCGAATGGGTGCATCAGCTGGTGATCCAGAAGCTGGTGGAGCACCGCGTCATCCCCGAGGGCTTCGTCAACAGCGCAGTCATCAACGACTACCAGCCTGGAGGCTGCATTGTGTCTCACGTTGACCCCATCCACATCTTCGAGCGCCCGATcgtgtctgtgtctttctttagCGACTCGGCCCTTTGCTTCGGCTGCAAGTTCCAGTTCAAACCCATCCGGGTGTCGGAACCTGTGCTTTCTCTGCCGGTGCGCAGGGGGAGCGTGACTGTGC
Above is a window of Onychomys torridus chromosome 8, mOncTor1.1, whole genome shotgun sequence DNA encoding:
- the Alkbh5 gene encoding RNA demethylase ALKBH5, with amino-acid sequence MAAASGYTDLREKLKSMTSRDNYKAGSREAAAAAAAAVAAAAAAAAAAEPYPVSGTTKRKYQEDSDPERSDYEEQQLQKEEEARKVKSGIRQIRLFSQDECSKIEARIDEVVSRAEKGLYNEHTVDRAPLRNKYFFGEGYTYGAQLQKRGPGQERLYPPGDVDEIPEWVHQLVIQKLVEHRVIPEGFVNSAVINDYQPGGCIVSHVDPIHIFERPIVSVSFFSDSALCFGCKFQFKPIRVSEPVLSLPVRRGSVTVLSGYAADEITHCIRPQDIKERRAVIILRKTRLDAPRLETKSLSSSTLPPNYASDRLSGNSRDPALKPKRSHRKADPDAAHRPRILEMDKEENRRSVLLPAHRRRGSFSSENYWRKSYESSGDCPEAAGSPTRKVKMRRH